In a single window of the Helicoverpa zea isolate HzStark_Cry1AcR chromosome 9, ilHelZeax1.1, whole genome shotgun sequence genome:
- the LOC124633302 gene encoding ubiquitin carboxyl-terminal hydrolase nonstop: MNDNGCIHLNNFKAAKGTNPYKIVHAFFVSCTSFEARRYKATSCLCFTCGLPGPRMHSCLHCIYFACYAGHIQDHSKTKKHFLYVDLSYGNIYCAQCQDYIYDRELTEIGVTHRLKEAKSLGISMPFMPWLPNSNEAMALRRLRKRRLISPHTTIGLRGLQNLGSTCFMNCIVQTLIHTPLLRDYFLGEKHKCKAQGSGKCLVCEVSKLFQEFYSGAKTPLTLHRLLHLIWTHARHLAGYEQQDAHEFFIATLDVLHRHCMNGVDENGEKKENGRCNCIIDQIFTGGLQSDVVCTSCHGVSTTIDPFWDISLDVAGPGSLAACLERFTRAEHLGSGAKIKCSNCRAYRESTKQLTLETLPIVASFHLKRFEHSSQIDRKINAFVSFPAELDMTPFMSSHRRAVDVGADNNNAPEGVFEDNRYSLFAVVNHVGSLDAGHYTAYVRQMKGSWFKCDDHMITRASLREVLDSEGYLLFYHKTVLEYDCDAS, encoded by the exons ATGAATGACAATGGTTGCATTcacctaaataattttaaggctGCGAAGGGTACAAACCCTTATAAAATCGTGCATGCATTTTTTGTGTCATGTACTTCTTTCGAAGCTAGGAGATACAAG GCTACATCATGCCTGTGCTTCACGTGTGGCCTGCCGGGCCCCCGCATGCATTCATGCCTGCATTGCATCTATTTTGCCTGCTATGCGGGCCACATTCAAGACCACTCAAAGACTAAAAAGCATTTCCTGTATGTGGATCTTAGCTATGGAAACATCTATTGCGCTCAGTGCCAAGATTACATATATGATCGAGAACTTACTGAGATTGGTGTGACTCACCGACTCAAAGAAgctaa GTCTCTCGGCATCAGCATGCCCTTCATGCCATGGCTACCTAACAGTAACGAAGCTATGGCGCTCCGTCGTCTGCGCAAACGTCGACTCATTAGCCCTCACACCACCATCGGGTTGCGCGGCTTGCAGAACTTGGGCTCCACTTGCTTTATGAACTGTATTGTCCAG acatTGATCCACACTCCACTGTTACGTGACTATTTCCTGGGAGAGAAACACAAGTGTAAAGCTCAAGGTTCAGGAAAATGCCTCGTTTGCGAAGTTTCCAAACTTTTCCAG GAGTTCTACTCCGGTGCTAAGACACCTCTAACTCTCCATCGTCTCTTGCATCTGATATGGACACATGCTCGGCATCTAGCTGGATATGAGCAACAAGATGCTCATGAATTTTTCATCGCAACCCTAGATGTGCTGCATAG ACATTGCATGAACGGCGTCGACGAGAATGGCGAGAAAAAGGAAAATGGTCGCTGCAACTGCATAATCGACCAGATATTTACTGGCGGGCTTCAGAGTGACGTGGTGTGCACTTCTTGCCATGGAGTGTCCACCACCATCGATCCGTTTTGGGATATCAGCCTCGACGTGGCCGGTCCGGGATCTCTCGCTGCCTGCCTCGAGCGTTTCACACGGGCCGAACATCTGGGCTCCGGGGCTAAGATCAAGTGCTCCAACTGCCGGGCTTACCGCGAGTCCACGAAACAGCTGACTTTGGAGACGTTGCCTATCGTGGCTAGTTTCCATCTGAAACGCTTCGAGCACTCGTCTCAGATTGACAGGAAGATCAATGCTTTCGTGTCGTTCCCGGCGGAGCTGGACATGACTCCGTTCATGTCGTCGCACCGTCGCGCGGTGGACGTGGGCGCGGACAACAACAACGCTCCCGAAGGCGTGTTCGAGGACAACCGCTACTCGCTGTTCGCGGTGGTGAACCACGTGGGCTCGCTGGACGCGGGACACTACACGGCGTATGTGCGCCAGATGAAGGGCAGCTGGTTCAAGTGCGACGACCACATGATCACTCGCGCATCACTGCGCGAGGTTTTGGATAGCGAAGG GTATCTGCTCTTCTATCACAAGACTGTTCTGGAGTATGACTGCGATGCTTCTTAA